Genomic segment of Esox lucius isolate fEsoLuc1 chromosome 15, fEsoLuc1.pri, whole genome shotgun sequence:
ACTGACACTACACTAGAGTAGAACCTGTACTGGAGATCATACCGAAAACTATCCCAAATGCTAAAACTGACACTACACTAGAGTAGACCCTATACTGGACATCATACCAAAAACTATCCCAAACACTATAAATCTTTCAACAGTCTACACTCTTAAGAATCCTTCAACTGAGCCAAATCATGACAGGTTTTTCATCGCCAAGAGGACACCTTTACTCAATAATTAGCGATGACATCGGTGTACAGTCATAGTAAACCAAATGTAGTCTTATGTACAAGCAGAATCTTATAAAAGATACAGAATAAGGTCAAACCCAACACACAGTATAGCAATGGATGTCATCCAGAGAATCGAGAGAATCGCAGGCCTACAGTGCACACAAGAAAAGTAATTGTCTTCTTACCTTCCTTTTAAAATGTCTGATCAATTTAGATAATGAAACACCATTTGAATCAGTCTCAGAGATTCTCATCTACCCTTCTCACACTTTTTAGGTGGAATGCAGAAGTGAACTTTGAAGTCATTGGAGTAAGGGATTTATAGCATGAACACTTGTCTCACCTGACTGCATATAGGAGGCAAGGAGCAAAGGGTAAAGTATGGGCTAGCATTACAACACACAGAGTGGCATGCTGAATACGCTACTGACAGTACAGAAATGAGGAAGTGAATTAGGATTCTAAAAGATCTAAAGATTAAGtccaataaaaatataacaatCAAGCATAAAGTATTTGTGTTATTTAGAGTAAGTGATCCAACCTGTGAGTTAACCTTTGAAATCAGGTGTAATAAATGAGTGTGTGGAAATAACGTTTCTGTTATGTTTTGGCACACCAACAAATTTTGCTCAATTTTTGTGAACCGAAAATAAACTCCTCTACTGTACAACTGCAGTTAGTCCATTTCCAAAGCACGTTCtccatactgtacattaaaatataacaCAAAGTTTAATATACAAATTCTGTGAATTAGCAATAATAAGGGTTTAGTATACTGCAGGACTcttcacaaatgaaaatgtagaaTGTTGAGGCTGTACATAAGGGAATTTAATGTAACTATTTGGTTTTGAAACAAGAGAGTCTCTGGCACAACATTCAACATCATGATTAATGCAACACATGTAACAGAAGCAAAAAGAtagaaaaatatgtaataactATCAATTGTATGGTGTTTCTCGCTGTAGATAGAATGTTGAAAGGCAACAATTTATACTCAAGCACATACCCAAGAGCTGCTGGTTTACACGCAggtaatatgtatataaaaaaatctggcCATACGACACATTagtgatatacagtacattgaaaACACACGTACGTTGCTGAACAACACAGAAGTCTCTCTGACCTATAATCAATCTTAATCTCTGGATTAagtgaaataaaacaagaattgtGTAGAACTATTAAGGCACTAGAGAAGAACACAAATTCACTAAGTATTCAAGAAAAATAGATTTACAAAATcataacacatttccaaaaataaatgcttttgttttgtgtttttttgttttaaggtATGTTCACTTGTCAACGGTTTGAGTTTATTTTGAAGATTTGTATATGTCAATATCAGTCTAAGCTGTCCAAAAGGCACATTCATTAGCTTCTTTTGAGTATCAATACTGTGTCAAAGAATCCACTCAATCATATGTACACATATACAGGAAAAAATAAGTTTGAGTTTCTCAACATATTTTTCTGAAGCATCAGCAGTCATTTTGCTAAACCAATCTGTGCTccctgaaaatataaatattttttcagtagGTAAAATGGACAAGCCATTTCCATTGTCGTTGACTGTTAAAACAAGAGATGCACTTCAGCCTTTGTCCAGTCTATCATGTCAACCTCAATGTTAAAACTCTGTATTACACCCAGACATCTTTCCAGGCACACACtatcaaatattttattccTCTATATTTTGACAACAGACTAAACATATTTAGATCATAATATATATCATGTTTACAAGACATTATTTTAAACCATTCGGGCACTATTCTTTATGACATAGAACTAACTAACTAGAGTGCATCGACAATATTTTGCATGAATCCTTCATTTATGAACTGTGGGAAAGTTTGCTTCTGAGAATATGATTTGGCTCTATTGAAAGGCGTCAGAAAGATACAGTTAAATACAGTGTTTATGTACTTTTAGAAAGCTGATTTAGGTACATATCAGCTGTCTAAAGCAGCTGCTTGTCAAAATTTCACAAATACTCATATTAATAAAAGCATTATAACAAGTTGTAAGCTGCATGCATACTGTATTAAGTAGCTGAAAAGTAGATTCTTTAAATCTTGAAGTAAATGGAATCTCAACTACTGTCAAGAAGACAAGACAATACACCAAGGTGGATCCACACTGTATCACAGTCAACCACGTAAAAACATTAGTAGAGAATATCAACAAAAGATTAAGACATTCTTAATTTAGTAGTATGTTTTCATGTCAGCTTTGGTTTCCACTGCGTTTCCTACTTAGATTAAATCCTGAATCATCGTCCTAATATCCACTTAGTATTTCCACTTAATATCTACTTAGTATGCATGGCAAAAACATCACGTACAAGTTGGCGCTTTGGgacacacattttttaatgtgtCCATTGGTGTTTCGGCTTGGCAGTTCACATTTACAGTCAGTTTCCCGGagtgacttacaggagcaattaagTGCCTTGTTCAAGGacccaaaaacatatttttccaacATCGAACCAATGACCTTTCGGATACTGGCCCAACATACAACTACTAGGCTATCTGCCTTTTAGTCAATGTCGTTGTTGTAGAGGATCTCAGCGACCTCGCTCTTCCTGTGGGCCGGAGGCACAAGATGGCGAGGTAGCTCAGTGGGAAGCTCATACCCCTCCAGTTTGACCTTGATCAGGTGCTGCGCTAGGGCAAACTCCTCATCGTCCAGCATGCCATCCTTATCACAGTCTGCCAGCTTCCAGATTTTCCCCAGGACCGTGTTTGGCAGACGGGAGCTCATCATCTCCTTCTTGGCGTTGACTCCTGTGATTTTACCGTTGATGGGATTCAAGGAGTAGAAGATCTCGTCGTATTTGTGTTTGTCACGGCTCACTATCCAGTCCTCGCAGTCGGAGCCGGCGCTGATGCCCTCCCCGTAGCCCTGGCCGAAAGGCCCGTCTTGTGAGCCCTCGAAGGCCCCGCCGCTCACCATGGCTGGGGGCGCCTTGCTCTCCTCGTCGCGGATCATGGTCATCAGGCCTGAGATCTTGTTGGCCAGCATCTTGTCCACAGACTCAATCAGCTTAATCTTCAGGGAGGGAAACCTGCTGAAATCATAGTGCTGAAGCTGCTCCTGTTAAGACAAAAAAGAAGGGGTTAGAAACAGGAATGACTGCTGCGTATTCCAGACATGTTGCACAAAAGCTTATGACAGTCAGAAAACAACAGCATCCTACGTACAACCAATGAGTAGGGGCCTTGTAGAGCCTCTACCTATAGAAACATACGTAGATAACCTTCACCCGAGTGACCTGGGTGGTCTTGTGATATGCGAAACAACAACTTCTGAGGGATAGAAGGAAATCAAGTGCATGCTCTGCATCTGTCAGAGTCATCTGGCACCTTAGTACACGCGTATTACAAGAAATGGCCATCTTTGACTGATCACTTATAGagtgacaaaacaaaaagcagccaaAGTCAAGCGTTATGGCAAATGGAAGAAGCTTTAAGAAGAATTTACCACAGGACCACAAGAATTACACAGCAGTCTACCAAAGTGAATGCTTCAGATTTGAATTCCAAAAAAGGGCACACCAAAAACTGACTTGTTTCAAAAACACTGTGCTTTTGTTACTTTTCATTGTAGTCATGTGTCTCTAGTTTTACtttaatgttatatatatatatatatatatatatatatatatatatatatatatatatatatatttttcctcaGGCAACTAAACACTTACTGCGCCGATAAATGGATTTCAACTATTTTCTCAGATGTCCTTAGACATTGGCCCAGTACCATAATGGCTAAAGGCCTCCGGGCTCTGAGGGGAGgttttgaacattttgttaAGTAAACATCCAGCGAGTAGAAAGCTGAGGGACTTGAAACTATGGCGGGTGGTCCCTCACCTTAACACAATACCAGGACAGAGAATTACAGTCCTCCACACAATCCActcatagcacactacaacgcAACACAACTCTGTGCTACATTCTCTCTAGACAATGTCTAACACCCAGCTGCACTGCTCTCACGTCCAAGTGCTGTGACGACTCTCTAGGTTCAGTGAGTTGATCCTTTCCCTTCCAAAGCCAGGCCCGGACTACCTCGGAGGCCTGGTTGTCTCTTCTCGGCAGCGGACCGAAAACAGCTGTTCTCACAGAGAGCTGGGGAAGAGCCAGAGGTGCGGCCATGTCTTTGGATGGCAGCTTCCAGCGGTGCTAAACGATGTAAGTAACAATGCTTCGTGGTGGGGACAGAATGCAGGTTTTATTGCTCCTACGGTAAACATCAAGCCGCACACTCAGTCTGCCCGCTTTAATGTCACGCTTTAGCGGTTTGCAAGATCACTGAAATGACCGGACACATTTTGATGCAGCTCTAATATAAaatgtgtcccaaatagcaACTTAGTCTATttcagtgcactacttttgaccagtgtATGGTGACCAGGCTGACCTGCATCTTGACCGCATTGGGGAAGTCTCCCGGGGAGATGTGGTGCTCTCTCTGCAGGATGGTGTAGATCTCAGGAAGTCTCATTATCAGTTCTTCCTTCTTCTTTTCCTTCCCAAACAATGAGGGCATCTCCCTCTTCAGGTAGCTGATTATGTAAGCATGCACCTATcggagagatgtagagagagattAGTGAGGTCAAGACTTTGCCACTTCCTTTACAGCTTCCCACCTATTACAAAGAACGACAAGCATTTGGTAATGCTgcttttgataaaacatttgtcCACATCTGTGTGCTTAAATTCCAACTACATGGTTGATCTTTTCGTCAGCTTTCATGAGACTTGCACACATTGCATGTTGGGGAAAAAACGTGTTAAAATCAGCACGCATCGGAAGGAAACTGATCACATTTATTCACAGGATTCCTTATATATCCAAGCATTCTAATGCCAGCAGGGCTATCAATACATTCTTGCATTCGCCAGTGTGACTCCACATTGTGAATGTTCTTTCCAGGGGAACCTTCAACAACACCAGTGTTTACATAATCATTTCCTCAATAAAGTAGGTTCGAGGGGAAGTCCTCTCCAGGAGACAAAATAAGGTGCGTTCAGTTTCCAGGCAGGCCGGCTCTGCGTTGTGGGATGGACGGAGACAAGGTTGGTGTTAACACAACAGAACTGCTGGAGACTAAAGACAGGCAGGGGAGGAGGGTGAAACGCCCGGTGAATAGGGAACATAGTTCTCAGTGAGGATGTCATAGTTTGACCAAGTACGAAGTGCTTTTCTACCTCACTCTCCCACAAGCACAAACTAGCAGAGCAGGAAGGAATACAGAGAGTTTCTGGATTCCTGTTTGTCTGGCCAGTTGGAAAATATTGCGGAAGAGATAAGGCAACACTCTCAGGCACGGCCCTCCTATGTTCTGGATACATTCCTCAGGGTACTGTGGAGGAGATGCCAGTACCAGCCTCATCCATGCGACGCACTGGAAGGGGCTCTGAATTGAGATGACGGAAATCAAAGTTCAAGGGGTCCCACAGGAAGTGTTCGTTTTGAACAACGGGCCAAAAACAACACCGCGTATAAGACCGAGCTGACCTAACATGGCAAACAAGGTCTTTGTAATTAGTCATCTGCAACTCAGACCACTCCACGATGGAAACAAACATACAGACGAACGTCACTGATTTACAAACCAGGGTTTAAATAGCACTATAGCCAGACAGGACAGCCCAGGAACGGGCAGGGGCGGGTTAAGGACCAGGGGGTACAGTATAAAATCGTTACCTTAGCAAGTCGAGCCCGCTTGATGAGGTCGTTTAACTTGCGCAAGGCTGCATTTCGCGGCAGGCCCTGGATGTCCTTAAAGAGATCCTGGGTCTCTGCCTCGAAGAGTCGCCGGTTGTCCGTGTTCTGCAGGGGCTTGGCCCAGAACGAGCCCAGGTAGACCCTGGCCACCTCAGGCGTGTTGATCACCTTCCCCAGGGACCACATCAGAGCTCCGTAGACCCTCATCAGCTGCTGGGTGTCCACCTGGTCCGCTTTGTTCAGCACCACGCGGATCTTGTCATCCTGACCCCGGAAGGCCTTGATGGCCTCAGAGAACTCGTCGGATATGTCCAGTTTATGTGCGTCGAAGAGGAGGATGATGCGGTCCACCCGCTCCCCAAACCACCTTAGCACTTCAGAGAAATCATAGCCTGTTGAATGGGGGAAAAGCaaacattaacataataatGTCATTCTGTCTATATTatggacaaaaacatgtttaactgATGACGCGGAACTGCTAGTGTGTGTAGAGGCTTGTGTCAGCAGAACATTTGATTTACAATCTATTGGAGTGAGATGATAACAGGTAAACACCAGCCACTCATTTAAGATTAAGTCAAGATGTTTGTAAGTCCTCTAACAAGTACCTCTACAGTGGAACAGGGGTAAAAGCGCCATCTTAAGGGGGTAGTGTGAGATTTTCGCAATCAAGACAATTTTCGGTTTCACTTTATTTGGATTGTCAAACATCTATTATCTGTAGATGCGCAACAGATATTCATCCTATTAACAAACtatcaaaaacaaagtaaatgcttgttaaggttaagattaggtttgGAATAAGTGTTTGGAGCAGGTTTAAATTCAAGGCTACCATTTACACAACAGCCAACCAGTATCTTTGTGAGTGAATATCCTACTGACATTAGAATGATGTTTGGCCTAAGCATAGTAGAtgctgtatgtttttgttgaaaacaaTAACCAACATTGGGGTTCACAAAAACACAGGTACTGGTTGAATAATGTGAATGTGCGCACTGTGGAAATCCTTTAATGAATAAACCATAAATGATTGTATTCAAAACAGGTCCACATAGAAGACAACCCTCTAACAGGCTATAGGAACTGCATCAATTGTAAGCCAACTGAAACTGGAGAGGGTGCCAGTAAAAAGGTGTACTGTATACAGACATGCAGGGGGAACATATGTTACAGTGAATAAACAGTCTGGAAAACCTAAGGTTATCATGAACGATAATCTAAAATAATTTCCCTTTAATTTTGCAATAAACAAATctatttcatgtatttctttGCCCCCTTTTTCATCCCTTTGCTAGTTTGTGATGAGGCCAGGAAATCACTGCTGATGCCTCCCGGCGTCAGTGGCAGTTTCATATCACCCATAGAGCTTCCCAGCCACACGTCAGCTAGCTGCGCAGTCATGGCTTGAACTTGAACTTGCCATAAATAAGAGACAGAATGGGAGGACCCAAAGCAAGAAATGTCCCTTTACTGAATCTGTTTGTTTCTATGAAAAACAATGGCAGGGATTACACAGCTTAATAAATTGTGAGCTTGGAGCCAGACTGTGCAAGAGGTCGAGGACAGCATGGCAATAATCAGTGCCGCAATGACGTGAGACCACAGCAGATATTGTTACAGTGGCCTGACGTAGAGGTCATTTATATGAGAGCAATTCCGcatgaaaacatttacaaatgtttccactttaaaatgtatgccaGCATTCTAGGGGGTCAAGCGTTCTAGGGGGTCAAGCGTTCTAGGGGGTCAAGGGTTCGAAGTCGCTGCATCCGGCACATACAAATGCTAGAAAAACAATACACCCTTAAAAAACCACACCAAGCCTGAGTCAAGTAAATCCCAATCGGTGGTCATAATTATTGATCATACAAAAAAATGCCTCATCATTGAAAAGGTACAATATTGTGTAATTCAACGTGAAAATGGCTTACTTACGACAGGATGCTATGATGCATCATTGAAAGAATGTTTAAAGGACTAGGGCTCAAAGAATGCAACCTCAGCTGTACACAGACAGCAAAGCAGAAGCAGATGTAGATGAACACCCATGTCCCCATGGCACCCATcccaaaatgacaccctattccctacactgCGCTGTCTGAAATGGCATCCTACCTAGCGCACTACTTTGAACCGCGTCTCAATGAGAATGTTGCACactaaagggaatagggtgtcattggAGAAACACAACATGCCTCAATGATTCTCCGTCCCCCCCGGAGCTGCAGTCACATGACATTCACAAATCCCTCCTCCAGATCATTGCACCATCAGTCCTCCATCTTCATAACACAGGCGTTTCCAAAACGTCAACAGATAATGTCCACTTTCATTCCCACTTCCTCATTAATTATACTATAAAAAGAAAgtgttatgtaaaaaaaaattataatcaataaataaatgggTATTTCtattaacttaaaaaaaatgtatgcatatatatataatatataaggtTAGGTTATTTGAGAAATCAATAAAAATTCTTCTTTGAAAAGTTTATTAGGGAACCTCCACAGTTTATTAGGGTTTTCCTACAGTTTTAATTGGAAGAACCTCTAAAAGACACTCCAAgaacctttttattttacagtacagAGCTGAAACATTTAAAACGTCCATTATTTCAATGGTTTGGTATTATAAATTCCTTCAATCGTATGCGTTTCCCACACACATAAGCAGGAAATCACATAAGCAAGTATGGTTTTACTTCAAACCTTTCAGAAATAGAAACCTTGTGGTTTTTTCAGAAAGGGGAAAAGAAAGCAAAAAGATTTgcaaaacacattcattctaAATCAGGGTTAATGCCTTCACTATTGTTCCCGTAAGATGAAGACAGTTTGTgcttaaaaacagaaaaatgtatcccaaTTCCGAATGGCTGGGGGCATTTCATCATGCTGTGCCATCTGGGCTCCGTGTTGGTGACATTTTTCAATGTACTATTGCTATAATCATGATGGTCGGCATAATGAGGGAATTAACATGGATCGCATGTGGTGACAAAAACTACATGAAACCCAAAACTCTCTAACCCATGCTTTGACTTTTAGAAAACATAATGGATACACATAAAATCCCAAATGCCAGTATAGGAAACGTGCACCCGTGAAATGTGTACAAATAACAACTGATTGATCTGTGatccacaaataaaaacaaaactctttcttaaagaaaatcatAACTGCATCTCTCTAAATTGAGTGGTTTGAAGATTTGTAGTTTTAAAAAGTTTTGCCAGTCAGACTAGTGATTGGACTGTTTGATCGGATGGTTTGAAAGCCGAGCGAAAAAGGTGGAAACAACTGATAGCTAGCAACTGACCTCGGCTAATACGCTGCTTCTCTCCAGACAGGATTCCCGGTGTGTCAATAATACTAATGCCCTGGAGGACCTGGTTAGGCATCTGGGAACAGATGAACCTAAAGGAGAGAcaagaaaacacagacatgacGAACTCCAGTTGTCAAACAGCTTCCAATATGTACCTCTGCTCTTCATTACCACATTGTCTTCTATTTTTTAAAATTCTATATTTCAGAAGGGCAGTTATATCAGCAGTCAGATCATGCGTTGTGTTGACAAATATAGCATAAATAAAACCTTTCAATGATGTTGGCATATACCCAAGGACCGGACCAGGGTGTTCATTATGTAGATTTTTGCAATTATTGAGCCACCCCAAAATAACTACAGGACCCAAATGGCCACCCCACTGAAACAGTTCAGGGTACACAGCTTCCTATACCTGTAACATTAtctaaaacttttgactggGCATGACGGATTGAACTgctaaaataaatgacaaaacagGCCTAGTATCATCACACGATGGCTCAATGTCCAAACGCTATCAATTCATGTAAAATTACTTGGTTTTAAGGGGGGGGGCGCTCCCAAGTTATCTCGAGTGACGCACGTTAACGTCGCCTGGAAACAATGTGCATTGTTGAGGTTCCTCTGGAAAGGAGGAGATGTCCTCTGCCCTGTCAGGAATGTCTTTGACCTTAACATAGGCAACTGTCATAGAAGCACTTACCCATTTCCCCTGGATTATAAATATCTGGAAGAAGGAAACACGCTTCGGCCAAGTGTTGTTTGGCTGAAATTATAGCCAAGTCGCTTGACGAAGCCAACAACAGACATACAGGCCAACGACCGACTGTATGTGCTACCACTACAATCAATGAAAGGTGAGCAAGTCACTTCCTCCTCATAActgtttgtggaaaaatatGACAGCTATGTCAAAAGGCTTGAGCTGACAGGAAGCAATGGGAAAAACTACCACAACAATCCTTTAAATCtgctttactttttttttaatgaactaACTGCACATTTGTCAGTCACTGTAGGGACACAATTCTATATACTCACACATTCATCATACAACCACAGGAATGAAAGGGGCACAAAAAACATTCCTGCATATTTCTTTCAGAAATGCAGGCTAGgccaaataataaaaacaacgtTTAGATATTTAAGATATAGAACTTCTAGTATACATTCTTGATGAACAGTACTGATGACACAGTGTCACTAATGTCAGATATATGAGAGGcaaggagagagatgagatagATGAGGTCACAGACATATGGACCCATAAAAGATAAGGGGAGTGGGAGGTGAGGTCTGGTTATAGTCAGTTCATACACATatcaaagaaaatgtacatgcaTTTACCTAAACTCCTACATACAGCACTAGACAAGGTTTGGATACACATACCCCCTGGGTTCCCATATCCCCTCTCAGTCATGCACGAAGGCTCACATGGCTTTTTATCTAACAGAATATTCTACATACCACAGTACTTCAGTAACGTCGTACCTAACCCTGGAAGATTCTCTTCTGCCATCATAGATCCTATGAGCTAATGTTATGTTATTCAGTTAAACGCATATACCTGTGCAgttgcatttttttaattaaaaaaatgtagcaATGGCTTTGAAAGAGCAACTCCCAGTAAGGTGTTACCGAAATATAaccccccccacaaaaaaatgtcacatttacCTGTTGAGGAAGGAGTTGCCAAACGCATTAAGTTTACGGAAGGGTTTCTTGGGGTCGACCACTAGAGCATTGCCAGGAACAACTCCTTCATTCTCCCCATACATAACAGCGATGAAGCCATCTGTTGTGGGTTCAGGACCAATCCGCATACCTGGGAAGTCCTGCTCAAGAAGGTACCTGAAACAGAACAGAGTAACGTTAATCAACAACATTTCCATGTACATTTATTCTGTGGGATTAGCAATACATCCAGACCCCCCCACACAGCATATCAATGTCacttcaaataacattttacaatgaACAATAGGAGTTGGTTTTAAAAGATGAGGTAATACAACAACAGAATGACTCAGCATAATTACAAGCTCTCTGGCAGAACACACTTCGCTGACAGAAACATCTGCATACAAACCAAGGCCTACGCCTACTAGTAACTGGGATCTATATTCCATAAATTGCATTAGTCAAACTGAAAGAACAAGCAAATGAATGTGAAAATCACATTTGAGTAATACCACACGCTATTGGACTGCTAGGTTGACACATCCTCACATTTTCAGCAGCCAAGGCTAGACACTTTAAAGGCTGGCAAAGTGCGTGatatatgcccccccccccaagaaaaaaattacaaaaagagCAGAAAAAACGAGCAACTCATCATGTTGTTCTTCCTGCAGACTTCTAGCCATGCTATAGATCCACAGCCCTTCCTGTGGGAGGATGACACCGTGTCAAAGGTCTCCAACCAGAAACTGCCAGCTTGCCTTGGCCTCATCTACTCAGAGAAGACTTCGTCTTCCAAAGAACCATTAGCGGTCTCCGTGCTCTAGCCTGGTTCCAGATGTGCATGTGCTGTCTTGCCAACGCTCATTGTTACGCCAAGCATGTAAGGTTTGGCTTGACAGTGGCCATAGGAGCTGACAAGATGACAGCACCGGGTTATGACCAACTCCCCTGACACATCATTATGGTCTTTAGAATTGGATGGGATACGTGTCTGAAGTAACTCTGCAATTTGCTGTAGTaaagacatacaaacacaaaatactCTACCTTTTACAAAAACTGATTGTATTTTTCAATGTTAAGGTCATTAAACAGTAATTTTGGCTAAGTGGAACACCATATCTCCCTGTATGTACGTTATCTGCAAGGTGACCCAGAGAAAGGGGTGTGTTGACTTAAGTTATTCTGTATCTGCTTTGAGCAGAAGGCAGACTGTGGAGTATTCCAACCAATCACAGGGACATTTTCTAAAGATAATGAACATGTAGATTACCAGGCTTTTAAACCTAACTGTCCTTATGAGTCAAACAAAATGGTTGACTCAAAATACCTTCTAGGAATGCTGAAAACCTACATCCCTGCATCTTTGTCCTGCCTCCTCTGATCTCCTTGTCCTCCCGTCCTAATAGGAGGCCCTCTCCTGATCTGCCCAGTCAAAGCCCTTCTCTATCCTGGAACCCCAATGGTGCTGCCACCTTCCCATTGAAACTATGACAACAGAGTCCCTGCCCATTCTCTGTAGACAAAcacctttcctttccaaagaagatCTAAAATAACTTTCCAGTCACCAATGTCTTTGTGAACTTATGCTTatcatgtttattatttgtactGTCCTCATTCTGGCACGGGTTGTGTTGACAGTAATTTCACTGAGTAGGATATACTCCTACTGAGTGGTGTCGCTGTTCCACCTAGCTATCTTATAATTtatgcactaactgtaagtcgctctggtaaaatacaaaaatgtaaggaaaatgTCAAATGCAAAGATCCAGAAAAAGTTAAATTTGCAGCAAATGGCAAATAGACTAGGGAAAGTGCAAAGGCAGAT
This window contains:
- the ehd4 gene encoding EH domain-containing protein 4 gives rise to the protein MFSWVNKEQGGRNKDGEMYQTVTEGLQQLYTKKLLPLEETYLFHDFHSPALEAADFQSKPMVLLVGQYSTGKTTFIRYLLEQDFPGMRIGPEPTTDGFIAVMYGENEGVVPGNALVVDPKKPFRKLNAFGNSFLNRFICSQMPNQVLQGISIIDTPGILSGEKQRISRGYDFSEVLRWFGERVDRIILLFDAHKLDISDEFSEAIKAFRGQDDKIRVVLNKADQVDTQQLMRVYGALMWSLGKVINTPEVARVYLGSFWAKPLQNTDNRRLFEAETQDLFKDIQGLPRNAALRKLNDLIKRARLAKVHAYIISYLKREMPSLFGKEKKKEELIMRLPEIYTILQREHHISPGDFPNAVKMQEQLQHYDFSRFPSLKIKLIESVDKMLANKISGLMTMIRDEESKAPPAMVSGGAFEGSQDGPFGQGYGEGISAGSDCEDWIVSRDKHKYDEIFYSLNPINGKITGVNAKKEMMSSRLPNTVLGKIWKLADCDKDGMLDDEEFALAQHLIKVKLEGYELPTELPRHLVPPAHRKSEVAEILYNNDID